From a single Gracilimonas sp. genomic region:
- the gldC gene encoding gliding motility protein GldC translates to MQKKEINITVELDKDNVPTDIVWNASDLQGKDKAQCRAMLLSLWDAHNKDTLKLDLWTKEMTVDEMKIFFHQTLVTMADTLERATNDERITGDMRDFCHYFAEKMEIKE, encoded by the coding sequence ATGCAGAAGAAAGAAATCAACATTACCGTTGAACTGGATAAAGATAATGTACCTACCGACATCGTTTGGAATGCTTCCGATCTTCAGGGTAAAGACAAGGCACAGTGCCGGGCCATGCTATTGTCACTTTGGGATGCCCACAACAAAGACACCCTGAAACTGGATTTGTGGACCAAAGAAATGACGGTGGATGAAATGAAAATTTTCTTCCACCAAACCCTTGTTACCATGGCTGATACCTTAGAACGAGCTACAAATGATGAGCGGATTACCGGCGATATGCGCGACTTCTGCCACTATTTCGCTGAGAAAATGGAAATCAAGGAATAA